From Aegilops tauschii subsp. strangulata cultivar AL8/78 chromosome 5, Aet v6.0, whole genome shotgun sequence:
TCAAtgacattagtttcaacatttatgggattacctgagatataatgtttgattctttgaccattcaccaccttcggatttgtgccttcgaagttgttgatttttatggcaccggagcgatagacctcctcgataacgtaagggccttcccatttagagagaagctttcctgaaAAAAATCTTAggcgagagttgaatagcaaaacataatctcctacattaaactcacgcttttgtatccttttgtcatgccatcttttaaccttttctttaaacagtttggcattctcataggcttgagttctccattcatcaagtgagctaatgtcaaatagtctcttctcaccggcaagtttgaaatcataattgagctctttaatggcccaatatgccttatgttctagttcgagaggtaagtgacatgcttttccataaaccattttatacggagacatacccataggatttttatatgcaatttataggcccataatgcatcatcaagtttcttggaccaattctttctagatctattaacagtcttttgcaaaattaacttgagctctctgttactcagttctacctgaccactataatgtgggtgatatggagatgcaattctatgattaatgtcatacttagcaagcattttatgaaaagcaccatgaataaagtgtgaaccaccatcagtcattaaatatctagggactccaaacctcgtaAAAATAACTTGTTTAAGCATCTtgatagaagtgttatgatcaacactactagttggaatagcttctacccacttagtaacgtaatcaacaacaactaaaatatgtgtatagccattagagtgtcaggaccccgattctaagtcacactgatctagcctgtaacacctcatatcactttgcggcctcacgcacggtattcccacgggtgtcgccttaccatggcccgggaccgtttgcgccttttggctcacgtatatgatagtgtcgctagcatccatatgacagagaacccgggccgacatggctagtcatgAACCCGGGCCGTATATGatagtggcactaacttacggggacaggcatacatgaatcaacatcgagcatgtcggtcagcagcgtacgaatccgggctgtagcactgggctaacaggactccgggaacccgggctgtagcaggctaggcaggactccggatgtcaccgcgtgacatttccccgaaggaacagacacaggaacgaagtgaaacacatgccggccagtcaagtgttccggagcagtagtgctgggctagcaggactccggtgaaccgggctgtagcggactactatggctcatggaagcacaagactacatttccccataagagaggctaccaaggataaacaactaggttgtcggatcccacacataccaagcatttcaatcatacacacaatatgctcgatatgtgtaaatacaacatggcatcacaacataactctacgactcaagtacttattcattaggctccgaggagcgagatattacaaacataggtctcatgacccaacattcagagcatacaagtcaaacacatgcggaagcttaacatgtctgagtacagacatctacaaatgaaaaaggctgagaagcctgactatttttctagatcctgccgagggcacaagatcgtagctgaggtatcaagctaaacgtcaaagtccacacggaactactagcgagactgatgtctctctgcaaaacataaaataagcaaacgtgagtacaaatgtacccagcaagacttacatcagaactatctacatatgcatcggtatcaacaaagggggtggtggagtttaactgcagcaagccaactttgactcggtggctatcctgaactacgactacaagtaactcttttgaggtggcgcacacgagtccacatatccaccatatcaatacaccactatggattcgctcccgtctccctacgagaacgccatccatagcactcacgcttatcttgcgcattttagagtatccactttcacttgtctatgaactattataggcaacccagaagtcctttaccgcggacacggctattcgaatagatcatattaaccctgcaggggtgtacttcgacacacacgctctcaccacttaccgccgtttacacgacatgtactcagcaacattcaagcggaagcccaacgtgggtgttggccacagcctacctaaacactcaagtctctagtccaggtttatcacctattcaggttccatccgcagggagtccagccgaggtttccacatacggccccgaacaatgtgtacagggttccgcgacaccaaacgggcgcccggcatacccggccacgtgcctaccgcatcacagcccacccctcgggtcagcgcttcccacggcctccagcatactacaaacaccagaaactacttgcaactcttggacagaggacaagggtgattaagaagccgagagggtctattggtttcgggcccaatgcatggtagtaactgtttcatggatcacaaacacagaactcagttcctgaggacggcttcaatgagacaacccaccatgtactcctacatggcctctcaccgctacctttaccaaatcgtgttcacacacttagctctcaacagtaggacatgttcacacacctccgattcatccccgatgaatcagacctgactcaactctaagcagtagcaggcatgacaaacaagcaggAATGAGTAGGAaaatcagggctcaaacaactcctactcatgctagtgggtttcatctatttactatggcaatgacaggtcatgcagaggataaggggttcaactaccgcagcatgaaACAGTTgcatcgttgttgtcctaatgcagtaaaatagagcagagcgagagagtgggtttgtatcggaatgaacaagggggttttgcttgcctgatggagtggtagtaggatactgcccttcagtcggataatcgtgggtatcctcggaggAAGAACCTACCACGAAAGATACGTCGAACACAATCAACACATGacgatatgcaacaatatgatgcaggctatgacatggcaatatgaatgtgttttgggctaatgcaagctagaacagattgagatgagtcaatttgaaccaaagattcaaatgcataCCCATGTTatgaagtcataaaggtgcattaacttgtttcacctaaaaagcaaggttaggttgctctaacatgcatgaaaccagtacagatggataaattggatttttctgatcattttgcatatataatttatttcatttggagttatggttgaatttctatgaatttttgaagtttgtagtattttctggaatttcctgaataaaaatatttccagtaattaaatcgtttattacgtcagcagtgtgtcatgatgacgtcagcgggtcagcggggtcgtccaggtcaaacctgacgtgtgggtcccctgtgttagtgtcactgttagttaattaaactaattagaattaatttaaatctaacccaggttaattagcaggcgggccccacttgtcattgacccaggggaggtcaaacccctggtctaCTGGGCTGAcgcgccggcgtttagccgccggcgaggccagacgcggcggtggggtgcgggatccgcgctccggcgaccaaatgggcggcggagagcatctacacactgctgggaacgagccgcatccattggtggtggtggtggagctcggggtcgccggaatcaacgccggcgacgagctgtgcggctgccggggtacgggtgtagtcgaacccgtcgctagagagcacggcgaggggcgtgcgatggtggtacgggctcctggcgatgcggtgaagctaacggccatggtggtgcgaccgttggatggccggagcctcggcggcggcggcgcgtgcgggtgagctacgtgGAGTTGCTACGGAGCTCGAGAGCGAGAACGAGAAGGGGGAGAAGGTGGCGGAGCTCACTGCGGTCACGTAGAAGCAACGGCGCGGTCGGGGACGGGCTGACGACGTCGGGAGGTCGCAGGGGATCTCGGAGCAGAGGCGGCGAAGTCGAGGGTGCAGGGGGCGATGCAGGCCGTTCGGCGTTGCCTGACTCGGCTGAGAGGACGAGGGCGTTGAGACGGAGCTGCTGGACAGCACGGGAaggcgaggggagcacggtggctgcggtggtggcgagcggcggcgacgaaccCGTTCGGGttggtgagagagagaggtccAAGGGAGGGAATGAGCACGGGGGAGAGCGGGAGGGGTCGAGGGGAGCGCGTGGCGTCTCCGGGGACGTCCAGGGAGAAGCGgcgagcaggaggtggccggggcgcgtggaCGCGCACGGCGGCTACACGCCTCTCTGTTAGAAGTTGTGTTGCTGCTCACATAGATAGCTGACCAGGGGACATGCATGCTGCACGATCCCCACTAACACACACACGATGCGCACGTCGCGCTCCCTGTAATCCAGCGCTCCGCGCGCCCCTGTAACCCTATATATACATGCAATATAGATCGGCAACACCCAAGGTGCTCTGCCCAATTCTTCTTACTGTCTACATGGTATCAGACGCCGGCCTCTCCCAGCGCCTGTAAGCCTCTTCCGCTGCCGTTTTTCCTCCAGCGAGCatgtccacgccgccgcctcctccaccaccacctcctcgtcCCAGCCGTGGCCTCACTGATGCGCTTGAGGATGCCGCCTCGGCCACCCCTCGTCACCCTGCACCTTCCCTCCTCACTCCGTACGCACTCGGACTTGGTGCTCACCccggagccctcgtcgccggcgcacCCTCTGCGGCGGCCACTGCCATCCCTACCTCCCCGCTCGCCGCAGTCTACATCAACCACCATGTTCCCATCGTCCTGAGTCTGCAGCCCCCGAACTTCTCGCAGTGGCGCACACTGTTTGGAGTCATGTTCCAGAAGAGCAGCGTTCTCGCTCACCTCAACGGCGCCCCGCGCCGTGCTGATCCGGCGTGGCTTCAGGACGACGCCCACATCCTCTCCTGGCTCTACACTCGCGTGAGTCCGGAGATCTTCGGCCTCATCCATCAGCGGCACGCGTCTGCGGCGGAGGTCTGGGCCTCCATCATCTCTGTGTTCATGGAGAACTAGGAGCATCAGGCGGTGTTCCTCGCGACGGAGTTCTGCCGCATCGAGCAGGGCTCCTCCTCCGTCATCACCTACTTCGGTCGTCTGAAGGACTGCGCCGACCGCCTCGCTGACCTTGGGCAGTCCGTGATGGATCGGGAGCAGGTTCTGAACATGTTCCGAGGTTTGCACCCACGCCTGCGTTATGCCATCCCCATTCTCACCATGTAGACCCCATTCCCCTCCTTCCTCCGCTGTTGGGCGTTCCTTCTCCTCAAGAGAGCCGCCAGACCGCGGATACTACCTCCGAGACGGCGCTCCACGCCGCCCGCACACCTGTGCCGCCCAACTCCGGCGGTGGCGGCAACCCTCGCCGCCAGGGAGGCGGCAACTCCGGCGGGGGGCGCAACCGcggcaagggcaaggccgtggaCACCTCTGGGGGTGGCTCACACTCCGGCGGGACGTCCTCGTCGCGCTTCCCCGCCCCTGTCACGCCATCCAACGTCGCGCCCTGGACCGGCATGGTTCATGCATGGCCTCTGCCGTGGCGCCCACATGCTCCGGGCGCGGGCGTGCTCGGCCCACGCCCCAGTGTTCCACACCCCTTCGCCGGCGTCGCCTCGCACTACACCAACGCGCCTCCCAGAAACGGCGCTCCGCACCCGATCCCGGCGACAGCCCCTCCCGTGCAGTGGACTGCCGCTgtgctgccgcacccgctctacgGGGCGCCGTTTACCGGTGGAGCTGGTGGCCCGTCGCCTGCTTGGGACCAGTCTGCCCTCGTGCACGCCCTCAACAGCATGCACGTCCAGCAGCCGCAGCCGGCGCCGCCAACCGCCGACTGGTACCTCGACACCGGCGGCTCCGCGCACATGGCGTCCTCCTCTGGTATGCTTCATTCATTGTTTGCCTATACTTCTTCTGCTATTACAGTTGGTGATGGGAGCTCGCTCGCCGTAACGCACAGCGAACACACCTCCATTCCCACCACCACCTCTCCCCTCCACCTACGCAATGTCGTCGTCTCCCACACCTTCTCAAAAACCTCATCTCCGTCAAAGCCCTAGCTAAAGATAATCCTGTCAACGTCGAATTTGACAACCACGGTTTTTCTGTTAAGGAACGAAGGACGAAGCGGGTGATTCTCCGATGTGATGATGACGACGATCTCTACTCCGTGTCCACGTCCAAACCTCACCACGCCCTcgccgccgtctccaccgacaTTTGGTATCAACGGCTCGGTCACCCCGGCCACGACTCCCTCCACAGCACTCTGCGCTCTTCGTCCACACCAAGCCATGGCGTTCTGGCGTCTATATGTCATGCTTGTCAGTTAGGCAAAAGTGTTAGATTACCGTTTAGTTCTTCTGATCATGTGTCGCTTTTCCCTTTCCACCTAGTTCATTGTGATGTGTGGACATCACCTGTACTCAATGTATCCGGCTACCAATATTATCTAGTGCTACTtgatgattatagccactttGTCTAGACGTTTCCTTTACGACACAAATCTGACGTGTTCCATGCGTTCGTTCGCTGCCACTTCCACCTTGGCATACTCACCCTCCAAAGCGACAACGGCCGCGAGTTCGACAACACTGCCTCGTGCTCGTTCTTCGCCTCCGAGGGCATGCAGCTTCGTATGTCCTGTCCTTACACGTCGCCGCAAAATGGGCGCGCCGAGCGTGTGCTCCGTACACTAAACGACATCTCCCGTACCCTCCTCACTCACGCCTCCATGCCATATCACTTCTGGGCTGAGGCCTTGAGCACTTCCACCTTTCTTCTCAACCGCCGGCCTTGCCATGCACGCCAAAACCTCATGCCATTCTTTCTTCTGTACGGCATACACCCTGAGTATGCACCCATGCGTGTGTTTGGGTGTCTCTGCTACCCCAACCTCGCAGCCTCAACCCCTCACAAGCTCGCCCCGCGCTCGCACCCATGCGTCTTTCTGGGCTACTCCCCCGACCACAAAGGCTACCGCTGCCTTAATCGCGAGACCGGGCGTGTCATCACCTCACGCCATGTCGTCTTTGATGAAACACGATTCCCGTTCGCCGCGATCAATCCACCCGACACCGCGCCTCCGACTGACGATATTGAGCCACTGCCTCCACAGCTCCACATCCCTCGGCGCCCTCGCACCATACGCGCTTGTCCTAGCACCGCCCCCACTGCCCCAACAGCCTCTCCCACCAGCACTCCTCACACCGATGCCGCGGGCGCGGCGGCTCCGGCCACCCCGTGCACCAACGTTGTCGTGCCAGCGTCGCCCGATGCGCCCGCTTCCATCACCGCACCACCCGCTCTCAAGCCAACTCCCTCCCCCACCTCCACTCCTGCTGTCCGTGTTGCCCCTCCGATGCGCGCTCCCCGCAGGCCCGCTCCCCCCCATCCCATGACCACGCGCGCCCAGCTCGGCACGTTCCGTCCAAACCCACGCTATGCCGATGCCAACACCGCCACGGTCACCACCCAGCCCTTGCCCATACCCAAGTCCGTTCGCGCTGCGTTGCACGACCCCCATTGGCTAACTGCAATGCAGGATGAGTACAGGGCACTGATGGCCAACAGGACATGGACGCTCGTGCCGCGGCCGCCCGGCGCCAACATCGTCACCGGCAAGTGGCTGTTCCGGCATAAATTCAAGGCTGATGGTTCGCTGGAGCGGTACAAGGCGCGATGGGTCATCCGGGGTTTCTCTCATTGCCCCGGCGTGGACTTCGACGAAACCTTCTCGCCGGTCGTCAAGTCTGCCACAATCCGGGTCGTGCTCACCATCGCCGCCGCCCGGGAGTGGCCCGTCCATCAGATGGATGTGAACAACGCATTCCTCCAGGGGTTCCTCACCGAGCGTGTGTACTGCCAGCAACCTGCTGGTTTCGTCGATGCGCA
This genomic window contains:
- the LOC109779417 gene encoding uncharacterized protein, which encodes MSTPPPPPPPPPRPSRGLTDALEDAASATPRHPAPSLLTPYALGLGAHPGALVAGAPSAAATAIPTSPLAAVYINHHVPIVLSLQPPNFSQWRTLFGVMFQKSSVLAHLNGAPRRADPAWLQDDAHILSWLYTREHQAVFLATEFCRIEQGSSSVITYFGRLKDCADRLADLGQSVMDREQVLNMFRDPIPLLPPLLGVPSPQESRQTADTTSETALHAARTPVPPNSGGGGNPRRQGGGNSGGGRNRGKGKAVDTSGGGSHSGGTSSSRFPAPVTPSNVAPWTGMVHAWPLPWRPHAPGAGVLGPRPSVPHPFAGVASHYTNAPPRNGAPHPIPATAPPVQWTAAVLPHPLYGAPFTGGAGGPSPAWDQSALVHALNSMHVQQPQPAPPTADWYLDTGGSAHMASSSGMLHSLFAYTSSAITVGDGSSLAVTHSEHTSIPTTTSPLHLRNVVVSHTFSKTSSPSKP